Genomic segment of Rattus norvegicus strain BN/NHsdMcwi chromosome 7, GRCr8, whole genome shotgun sequence:
AGAAATGGTATCTAAGACGGGACTAGAGAAAGGCTCAGCACCGGTCATGATCCAACTCAGAGACCCTACTCTGGGCATATTCCAAAGTCCACGTGAGGAACGGGAGCCTTAACTCCGGCATCCAGAGAGAAGAGAGCCTGGGGGTGGCTCCAGGAGGGCTCGGAATTAAACCTGCTTGCCGGTTTCCACGGCTTCCCTTTCTCCTAGCCCTGGGAAAGGAAGGCTGCTTTAGTTAGTTAGCTCTTCTAGGGTGCAGGTGGGAAGATGAAAAACCCTTAGTCCCTCACTCCCCAGGGGCTTCCGGCGGGTGAATTCAGAGGTGTCTCCCAGTTCCTACTTCAGAAACCACAACCCTCCCCCTGAGCAGCCCcggcccctcctccctctctctctctagtctAGGGCTTCCTGCAGTCTCTCCACTCCGAGTCTGACCCCCTGCTTCCCTGATCTCAAAGCTTCCCTCAGGTTAATTACCACGACTCCTTAATGTGTCCCTATCTCCACGAACCACTAAAGTCATCATCCGTACCCCAACTTCATTCAGTGTGCGTTCACAGATTGTTTTCAGGTAGCCTGTAAACCCCTGCTCGCCCCAGATGTCCTGTCCCTCCCGCTGCCAGGGGCAGCTAGGTTTCCCCCACTGAGCGCCTAAGTCCCCCAGAGTTTCCCCGGAGCCTGGCTGGTGGCACTGTGGGCGGGGCTCGCCATAGCGGTCCCCCCCGGGGGCGGTGCCTGCGTGTCTTGGGGCGAGGCCACTGGAGGCCGCTCCCCACGCCTCTCGGGAGTCTATAAAGCAAGGCTACACGAGGCCCGCTGGGCTGGCGTCCCAAAGCCGTCGCCAACCCCATCTACCGGAGTGAGTGCGGCCTCCGAGGGGCGCCGGACGCCGGAGCCATGACCCTTCGCCGACTCAGGAAGctgcagcagaaggaggaggcgACGGCCGCGCCGGACCTCGCTGGCCGGGCTCCCGACTCCGAAGCCGCTCGCGCTGCGCCGACCCCCTCCGGCCCCCCGGCTGCCGCCGCTCCGCCAGGAGCCCCCGGGGACGAGCTGTACGCAGCATTGGAGGACTATCACCCTGCGGAGCTGTACCGCGCGCTCGCCGTGTCCGGGGGCACCCTGCCCCGCCGAAAGGTGCGTTACTTAACCTGCATCCCCAGACTCGGTACCCTGCCTTCTTCCTTCGGCAGGTCCAACTCACACGTAGCCGCGCCGGATGACTGCCACATTCCTCGGCTCTCCAACCCTGGGCCACTCGCCTTGTTCGGCCTTGTCCTCAGAGGGCGCAAGTCTGCCCACTCCGGTCTCGGAAGACCGTGGCCCCCGCCATCACAACACCCCCAGTTCGGGTGGCTCTCCGTCCCATTCCCCACGCGCGGAtgccccatctcctcccactctCTTGCCTTGACTCCGCCTCAGCACCCCCTTTCTCCAGCTTGCTCCATCTGGCTTTCTGCCGCCTCCTGCTCCGCCTGCGGGTGTCCAGAAGTCTAAAAACTCTCAGGACCCTGCCGCCCCAGCACCTTCTAGAGTTGGAGCAGGGCTAGAGAAGGAACCCCACCTCTTGCCTCGAACAAGTTGAGGGTCCTGGAGCCCTGGGCGGGAGAAACACCAATGACCCCTTAGAAGTAGTGCTGCGAATTCCCAAGAACGCCCCCTCCTCAGGGACACCGGCTTCCTGCGCTCAGGGACTCTCGCTTTGTCCCGCATCTTAGATGCGGGATGAGAAAGCACCGCTTTTCTAACTTCAGCCAGGACCGGACGCGGTGGGAGAGTCACAGGGCAGGAAGGATGCGGGCCGCACCCGCCCTCTGCCCTAAGTCTCCCTCTAAGTGAGGCTCTTCCTTTGGCTTGAGAGGACCTGAGTCCACCGACGCTGAGACCCAAGACCCAGATTAAGGAGAAGGGATGAGTATCCCTTCCCTACGCGggccccctccttctctcctggtCCCTGGCTCCCCCCTACATACAATGAACAGCTTGTTGAGAATTTGCATTTTATGAAAATCGGGTTGAAAAACAAAGGGGTCTCTCTGTACTGCCCAGTCCTTCCTTCTTGGCCTATTTGAGTAAGTTCCCACCCTGAGGCTAATCTTTGCTGGAGGAAGGTCACCTTCCCTTCCTTGCTTTGGGGTAGCTTATGGGGGTAGAGAGTGTTAACAAAAGCACAGACCGGGAAGGCCTCAGGCAGTTTGGCACTTGGGGAAAGGGTTGGTCCCGGATGAGACTTCCTCCTAGAACTAAAATCTTAGGAGGGACAGAGGTTGTTTTAGGTTATtggtttaaaaacaacaacaacacaaccacCAGTTTCTCAAGTATAGTGAGACAAGTTTGATTCTGACGTTCCAGGGGGGAAAAGGCAATATCAAGAGACTCAGGTTTGGGGGACATAACAGCCAGCTTCATCTGGAATATACTGCTCTACCTACCCCCAGGGAACCTGTTCTTAGGAGATTTGACACCTCTGCCACATCCAGGCTAGCACTGCCAGGCTCCTGACTCTCTGCACTCCCCAAAATACTGGGTTTGCCTGAACCCAGCATTTAATAAAAGGGACAGACCCAGATGGCGTGGGTCTGTGGAGTAAGATTCTTACTTCCTTCTTCAACCCAGGGAAGCTCCTGCCCCAGGTTTCGGGGCCTGCAAAGTCTGGACCCATTAGACATGATGCCAGTGGTGACATTACTCTAGAGTCACATTCTTCCCCAAGCTGGTTAGCAGAGGCTGAGTTTACAGGTCTGGAACCCAGGACAGATGTGACCCCGAGGTCCCAGGGACAGTGTGAACTCTGGGAGTGATGACAGCAGCTGCCTTTGGCAAATAGTTACATTAGCACCAAagcagaggtatagctgggagggagaagacaggcagcaggaagtgggGTGCTGTGCTGGAGCTAGGCTCCTGTGAGTCCTCCCAGAGAGGGTTCCTCAGTGTCCTCCCAAGGGTAGCCCCTTCTCACCATTGCCCCAGGATAGCCCCTTCTCACCATTGCCCCAGGATAGCCCCTTCTCACCATTGCCCCAGGATAGCCCCTTCTCACCATTGCCCCAGGATAGCCCCTTCTCACCATTGCCCCAGGATAGCCCCTTCATCATCTTTTCGGGCCATTTTCCCACCCAGGGCTCAGGATTCCGTTGGAAGAATTTTACTCAGAGTCCTGAACAACAACGGTGAGTCACCCCCACCCAAAGCCCCTGCTGTGGTCCAGAAAAGTGAGGTggggggtgtgtgggggtggagCATCTCAGCCCAACTCCCCTGGGAGGCATCTCCCATCCTTGAGCATGACTTCCCTGCTGGATTGAGGGGCAGGTGGGGGTGTGGGCTGTGTGAAGGGGCGGCAGAACAAGGGGGGGCACTTTTGAGTCATTAGGTGCTCCTTAACCACCCCCAATCAATGCCAGTTGTGTCTTCCTGGAAGAGCTGGATTAGTgagaggtgggggtagggaggaggAGACACCATGGGGGGTAACCTAACCTGTCCTCTGTGGCTTCCCTGAGCCCACCCTCACTCCCActtcccacccccccccacctcccacccccggCAGGCCCAGACCGTGGGCATTCCGTGACCAGCCGTTTGAGTCTAACTGGTTTTATAGCTCAGACTTCCAGTCCTACGTTGGTGCCATCCCATAGCTGCCGTTTAGGACGGCTTTGAGATCTGGACGGTGGATGGGCACTCATCCTAGGACCTAGGGCTAAGGTTCCCTTATTGCCTATTTCTGAAGCTCAGGACCTTCCTCTGAAATAGTCCAGCAAATGGTGTCTTCCTGGCCAGGTTGTTCTGTTTGGCCCTTTAACTAAGAATCTGacattatgcacacacacacacacacacacacacacacacacacacacactacaaactggcttttgttgttgttgttgctgttgttgttgttgttttgtgttttgctttatgagacagggtctctctacagaaccctggctgccctggaattcaagatatcctcctgcctccgcttcccaggtgctgggattaaaaaaggcatgcaccaccatgcccagctcattttaatattttaaagggttataaaaacaaagaattgtACACGACAGAGACCACACAGGGCCCACAAAGCCCAAAATATTTACCATCTGGCTCTTTGCAGTAAAAGTTCACAGACCCTTCCAGGAACTCAGAAAGCACTGGGACAGACAGAGAATTTCCAGGtctcccctgctcctgccccagaACATACAGGGCTTCTGCAGAAGAGAAGTGTCTTGCCCAGCATTAGGTGGCCGGGGCTGTGACTTAGGATAGAAGCTAGGGGCTTGGTCTCTGGGGGCCTTTCTGAGGCTGCCAGACTCAAAGAGGCCTTAGGAGCCATTTCATTCTGCCTCTGACTggtggaaaggaaggggaaggggtgggcaGAGGAAACTCTGGGCTCCCCCCTCGGCCTAGGGTCTGGAGCGGCTCCAAACCATTGTGTCCTGCAGTCAGCCTTCAGTTCGGGAAGGGGTGGCCCcaggctcccctcccccagccctcaCATCTGGTGGGCTGGCCGCACCACAGCTGGGAGGGGCAGCTGTGGTCTGCGCCCAGCCTCGTGACTGCCCCCGGGGCTGGGGCTGTGTTTTCCTCAAAGCATCAGAGGCCTGGATGCTTCAGCCTGGGGGGCCAAATTGGGGGCCGTAGGTTAGTGAATATAAGGTCAGACTCACTAGGAGTCTGGGGTGCTGGTAGGCTCCCTCCTTTCCTGATTTGCCACCTCCCCTCTGCCCCCTAGCTGCCCCACTTACGAGGTTAGTTTATTCTGTGCAGCTCCCTGAGGCCAAATTCATTTGGGTTTGGGAAGGGCATTCCAAAAATCTGTGGAGAATGAGCTGTCACAGGAGACTGTGGGTCCTTCTGGGATGTTTAAGATCAGACTTCCACATCCCTGGGTGCTGAGCTGTGggactgtgtttttgttttgtgaccttgtattttgagacaaagcctcacTATGCAGCTCATTCTAAAAtgcatcatcctcctgcctcagtctctcaaggaCTGGGATCACGGATGTGGGCccaccagagccagctctctCATACTTTTCTTAACTTTGGTGATCTTGACCCTGTGTCTTCTGCAGGAAGGTTCTGACTTTGGAGAAGGGAGACAACCAGACCTTTGGCTTCGAGATCCAGGTGTGAAAGACTGGGCACAgagaggggagggttgggaggacaGTTTGGAGGACTGATACGTGTGCTTGCCTCTGCTGAACATCCGGGCATTTGTTCACAGACTTATGGCCTTCACCACCGAGAAGAGCAGCGTGTGGAGATGGTGACCTTTGTCTGCCGAGTTCACGAGTCCAGCCCTGCCCAGCTGGCTGGGCTCACGCCTGGTAGGCCTTGAGCCCAGAGTACACAGGGCTCTGGGGGCAGTGCATAACTTTACTCTTAAGCAGAGGcattttctccccctccttcatccTCCAACTTGGAGAAGGCCGGAAGAATTAACAGAATCCTGAAATGGGATTTGGACGCACCGGCCATTGACTGTGGGACCATGTGCAGGTCTTTTGCAAAATAGGACGGGCAAAAGCGTGCGTGGCGAAGCCAGGGGAAAGCGATTCTTCTTGCGAGCAGCTGTTCTACCTCCTGGCAGCTGTGCAACCCAGCTGGGCAGATTCTGGTAGAGAAGTATTCTCTACCAGGGTCTGCCTCACAATGGTGCATGAGGACCTATCCTTCTCCAGCTGGGGCACCTGTGCTGTGCCCTTCATCCAGGAGTCAAATGATGGAGACCCTAAGGTCCCAGTCTGCCAGCCTGAGGCTCCATGAATCCACACATATTCTGTCAGCACAGTTGCCCCTTGGCCCTTACCTTCTTGCCCACTTGCCTGGAGCCTGGGCCAGCTCCCAGTTGGGTACCTGTTCACCCAATGCCTCACCTGTATGGACTGACTCTTGTGACAGGTGTGGGTTAAACAGAAACAGCTGACTCCAGGAGCAGCAAAGGCACCTGGGAGGGCTCTGTGTTGAGGGAGAGAGATTCCTGAGGGTATGCATATTTGATAACTCATTTCTTCTCAAATCCCTGGAATCTAGCATAGGTTCCTCTATCCACACAAGCTGGTGGTCTCTGTTCAGGGAGAAAAGGTTGTGGTTTTATGTATTtgtcattgttttattttgttctgctttgtttttttgtttttttgttttttttttttgtttgtttttttgttttttgttttttttgagagagggtttctctatgtaacagccctggctgtcctggaacttgctatgtagaccagactggcctcagattcatggagatttgcctgtctctgtttcccaagtgctaggagtcCATTAAAGGCATGTAACACCATGCTGGGCTAggttttaggttttgtttgtttcttagttttgtttgtttgtttgtttgtttgttgagacagtgtttctctgtatggccttggctatcctggaatttgctctgtagacaaggctggcctcaaacttacagagatctgcccgcctctgcctcccaagtgctggggattaaagaATGTGCCACCACTATCACCCAActggtttttgtgtgttttgagtgGGATAAAGGAGATAGATGCCCAGGTCTCCccaccactgtggaaatcagtggtTCTCCAGGTCACCATCCTGCCCTTAATGGCTGGAGCCCTTCCTCCATGCCCTGGGAAACAGATACTGACTTCTGCTCTTCTTGACAGGGGACACCATCGCCAGTGTCAATGGTCTCAACGTGGAAGGCATCCGGCACCGGGAGATTGTGGATATCATCAAAGCATCTGGCAACGTTCTCAGGTATCCATCCATGTCTAGGTGCAGGGCCTAAGGGCTCCTGAGCTCAGCCTTGTGCTGTTTCCTCAGCCttcaggcttgctcagcctttgtTCCCCCTCCATCCTTCAGACTGGAAACCCTGTATGGGACGTCCATTCGGAAGGCAGAACTGGAGGCACGACTGCAGTACCTTAAGGTGGGGACCAAGAAAGTCCAGaatctgccttcctcttcctggTCCCTGCCCCTCAGGCCCTTTTAAGGGTTCCTGCACCTTTCTTAACCTCTGTTAGCCCTGGGGCCTttgttcctttctccctttcccatgtttgtctccatatcctgcTGGTGACCCGGTAGTCCTGACAGTTGGCTGCATGTGTCTTACAGCAAACCCTGTATGAGAAGTGGGGCGAATACAGGTCGCTTATGGTACAGGAGCAGCGGCTAGTGCACGGTGAGTAGGTCGGGCTGTCGCGGCGGACACCCCCATCAGCCCTCCCCTCTTAGAACTAGCAGGCTGCTGCCCTCTGCAGGGGTGGCCTGGAGCTACTACTTTGGACCCCACGTTACCCTAAACTGATATACAGTTTTGTTCTCGCAGTCGCCCTCTGGAGGTTAAGGTTGAGTACTGCTGTTTGGTGCAGGCCATtaatctcaggaagcagaggcaggctgatctttgaggccagcctagtttacagtaGTAAGTCCTAGGACAGCTAGGGTTCTGTAGAaggaccctgtctccaaaagaggaagtgtgtgcgtgtggtgtgcatgtgcgcgcgcacgtgtgtgtgtgtgtgtcctttctgTGGACTGCCTTCCTGTCTTAAGTGGCGTTCTTGAGTTTATTAACTCCAGCTTTACAGACAGAAAGACTGGGGCCCGGAGCCCGGAGCCCGGAGCCCAGGGCCCAGGGCCCACGATGGTAGCCACGAGGAAAGAACAGGATCTTCTGCCCACGCCTTCTGACCCTTAGCCTAGGGCGCTCTGGCCCCAGGATTCTGGAAGCTCCCTGATCTTCTGTCCCCGCAGGCCTGGTGGTGAAGGACCCAAGCATCTATGACACACTGGAGTCCGTGCGCTCCTGCCTCTACGGCGCAGGCCTGCTTCCCGGCTCGCTGCCCTTTGGGCCTCTGCTCGCAGCGCCTGGGGGTGCCCGCGGGGGCTCACGGCGGGCCAAAGGGGACACGGACGACGCCGTGTATCACACGTGCTTCTTTGGGGGCGCCGAGCCGCAGGCGCTGCCGCCCCCACCGCCCCCCGCGCGCGCGCCAGGCCCGGGCTCCGCCGAGACTCCGGCGTCCGTGCTGTGTCCCGCACCCCGTGCCACGCTCAGCCGCAGCGCCAGTGTGCGGTGCGCGGGCCCAGGCGGGGGCGGCGGCGGGGGCGCGCCAGGAGCCCTCTGGACTGAGGCCCGTGAGCAGGCCCTGTGCGGCGCCGGTCTACGTAAGACCAAGTACCGCAGCTTCCGCAGGCGGCTGCTCAAATTCATCCCCGGACTCAACCGCTccctggaggaagaggagagccAGCTGTAGGGGTGCGGGTGGGCAGGTgggaagtatttatttatttattcatcgtAACAGCCAGTGCAAAAAGTAGGGGCAGTAGGGGCGGTCCAAGGACTCCAGGAGCCCAAAGCAGCAGGAGAGGGTCCTTGCTAGCTCTGGTCCTTCTGGTCTGGTTCACTGCTTGTCTGCTGGGGGGAAAAAGGGCGCTGAGCTGCTTTCTGCCCTCCTCTAAACGACAGCAGGAACTCTGCAGGGGGTGAATAGACATTGGGAATTGGGAGAGGTCTGGGGGACCAAAGAGGTCTGTGCCGGCCTATAGTCTGGGTCAGTGGTGCCTTGTGGGGGCCCTGTGCCAAGAAACCCTCTTCTTACCTTTATTAGCTCCCCAACCTTGGGGAGAGATATCCACGATCATTGATCATTCCCCACCCTACAGAgacccccacacaaacacacaccaatgGACCAGTGGGCCCCAAGGGGGCAAGGTGCtggtcccctccccccaaccttgACCCTTAAGGGCTTAACCCCTGTCCAGGGGCCTGTAACTAGGGGTCCtgtcaggcaggggtcctgggTTCTGTGCTCCTTGGGGAACAGGAATGAGTTCGTCAGGTGGGGTGGGGCAGCCTGGACTGCCCCACCGTCTTCTACATATGTTGCTTCTGAACCACAAGCTGTATAaaattgatgttttttttttttcttttttgcatttctGTCAGTGTGGTAACTGCCCGTGGGGGGAGGACTGTGCTCAGGCAAGCTCTGACTCCTCCCACTACGAACACAAACTGCACTTCACATCTTTCTTTTAGCCTGAAGCCAGGGAAATTGTCTCGGAGATTTTGATGAGCGCATACTTGCCTGAGCGGAGGCCCCGCACCCACTCTAGACTTCGGGCCTCTCATTCAGGTGTATTTTTGTTGCTTCCCTCCCCAGATACCCACAGCAGATACAGGGTCACTTGTCCAACATCCCTCCCTGGCTTCCCCGCTAGCACATCTGAAATCTGCCTTGAGTAGAAGCTAGATCCACAGACTTAGTCACCGTCCACCCAACCTCTGACAGACAGGTCAGTTTCCTGGCCCTCCTCCCATTCTTCATTCCTGTGCCTCCCTGACTAAACCCCGAGCTTCACTTCTGGGCTTCTTCCGGCTCAGGTTGCCGGCTGTGGACACATCCCTCTGGGCCTCTGCATTGGCTTGTCCACAAGTGACTCCTTCAGTATTTGATTTGCCTCTCTAAGACCTGCCCACCGGTCAAATGGGACCATGCCCTCTGTGACGGCCTTGGCTTCTTTCCATGACACTATGAATCACTGTCTGGAACTGTTTTGTCTTTCTTGGGTTTAGTGCTTGGCCAGTCCTTCCCACTCATGAAGGTGTATGTCCTTCCCCCGTCTCAGAAAGGAGTAGGTCCTCCCCACTTATGGAGGTGTAtgtccctcctcccccaactcAGGAGGGTGTATGTCCTCTCTACTCAGTAGGGTGTATGTCCTTTGAAGCAGGCTCAGGACTTCCTGGCCAATCCTAGCACAAAAGACCCTCAATACAGCATGTTCCCAACCAGGAAGCAACCTGCTGAGTGACAAGGGTAAGGGTAGCCACACGGCAATCTAGTAGCAGAACAGGGTCTGGTGCCTAAGACTGCTGTCCGGTAGCAGTGGCCAGCATTTCAGCTGTGGCTTTGAGAGACGTCTAGGTGGACCCTTCCCTGGGCACACCCTATTCCACAGGCTGTAATTACCTGTCTGGAGGGGaccccagctctctccccacTCTCACTGTCAGCCAGAtaagagcacacacacaagcctaatgacctgagtttgacccctggagtcacagtggaagaaaagaaccaactcctaaagGTTGTTCTGTGACCCCCTGCGGGGTGCCAGAGCCTGTGGGAAACCGCGTGGAATACAGAAACCATACATACAATAATAAacacataattttttaataaaaaaatttttgagGCAAGTCTATCtccatatccctggctgtcctggaattcaatgaccctcctgaatgctgggattaaagacatgcacttctttttttttttcttcccaagacacagtttctctgtgtatccctggctgtctctgtagaccagcctggtcttgaactcatacaAACGTGCCTCAATGCCTGGCTGGCCTCATCattttcactttttttgtttttttgaataAATCAACCCTCAACCCTCTGCTTCAAATGTTTGAACCATCAGGACTCCCCATGGAATTAACAACACGAAGTTAAAACGTCTTACTGCAACCTGTCTGTCCACGTCCCCTCACTCTAAGCCATTCCATTACACAAAGCTATGGGCCCAGGAGCGATGTCATTGGAACCCTTGTGTGATACACAAACCCATCTGCACTGCATTGGGATGGCCTGCGTTAGACCTCACGGAATCCTCTATGCTGTCTCTACCACCTCTAACTCTCTCCCTTCGTGCCACAGATATTTAAGCCAAACTACTCTTTGTGTTCCAGTGTTTTGGTTCCCCAGCGATGACGGGCTTTCACTGTCTGCCTGGAATACTTTTCTGGATCAATTCCTTGTCCTGAGGTCCCAGCTTAACCTCACCttctcaaagtttttttttttttcagtgccccCTGGAAAACAGTTCCTGTTCTGCTATTCTAGATCTCAAACCCCTTTGTTCATCTTCCTTATGGTTCTTTCTCTAGCTTGATAATTATAGTCGCTTCCTGTATCGATATTCTTGACTCTGTCTTTTGCCATGGTTGGAGCAGGGTACAAAGCCTTTCAAAAGGTTGCAGCTCAGGACTGGGGCATGGCTCAGGGCCAGAGACTTCAcgtgtgaggtcctgggctcagtccccagccTGGCAGAAATGAAAGATGAAAACCAACTGTGAGTCAGTAAGTGAAACCCCTGAAGGGGTTCACCCATGCCCTCCCTCCCTACACACACAGCAGGGCTCAATAAAAGCTCTAGAGTGTCTGAGGACCATGTGCCTCCTGGGCTCACAGCTGGACGGGGCAAACACAGGCTCTGCACCTGTGAGCCCTGGGGGTGGGGCGAGGCAGCCCCTCCTCAGCTTCACCTGCAACTGGCATCTATGAGCTCCTCTTACAATGTCCCTCGGGGCTGGGCGGTGGTTCCCTTGGTGGCACCTGCAGCTCCCCTCTGTGCCTTTTCTGCTTTGGGAAGAAAACAGCTTCTCCGAGCTCTTGTGTTTGAACAGCTGCTCTGCCTTGAGGTCCAGCATCCTTAGGTCTAGGTCTTTGTTCCCAGAGCCCATGGCTGCCAGGGAACCAGCTGCCTGGCACAGGTCTGCTCTTGCAGTGTGTACAGGCTTCCTGGGTCTCTCTTGCTTTCCATTCCCTGGGCAGGTTCCCAACCCCAGCCTCTTCCTACCGATCTGCCAAGCATCTGGTCTTGAGGGCGATGTCAGTGCCCCCCGCCCAGGCTGAAAGGCCTCCTACTCAGCTGGTCTTCTACACCCAAGAGAGGGGGAGAGTGGTCCAGGGTGGGGCCGGATCCCACCTCTCAGCTGATGGATGACGGCACCAGCCTCCCTGCCGTGTAGGTGGGTGACAGGGAGTGACTAATGTGCCAGCTCTGTTGCTAAAAATTAACCCAGGGATCGTGCTTGGCGGAGGGGGCGGGGGTGTGTAGGAAAGGAGCAGGCACTGCAGGGTTGTGTCGTCGGTATTCCCCTGCCCTGACTCCCTCCCCTTCCTATCAGCCTTCTGCTCTGCCCAGGCTAGGAGGGGCCCCCAGAAATTCCAGAGATCCACTGCAGGTGTGCACATGGTGGGAAAAGACACAACCCTCCAGATGGGATTCTGTCTGAGGTGCCCATCTCCTGCCCTCCTCCACCTTGTGGCAGAGAAGGAAGGGTTTGTGGAAGAGGGGTGTGTGAGGCCAGGGTCAAAGAAGCGGTGAGGACTGGGTTGAGACTGTAAACATGTACGCCTCactcatgggaggagaagggataGGAGAAGTAGACAGAAAGTAGATTTGAAAGAGTAGGCAGGGTCTGAGAGGCTCCTGATCACAGAAGGAGGATATTCTGTTAAGGAAGATCAAATTTCCCCGTGAATGAGAACATTTCTATCAAGGTAGGGAGAGGGGTGGGTTCTTAAAACTTAGTTCTGGGGTACAGAAAAGGGCCCCAGCATGGAAAAGGACTTTATCGGCACATAAAAACATGTCTGctgggagaactgactccacaacaCTCTCCATTCCCCCAGTAAAACCACACCAGAGAACTTAAGCTGGGTGACAGCCAGAGAGGTGAGACCTGGGAGGTACTTTCTGCTCTCCAGCCAgctggagagatgagagagatacAGGATTCCACAAACCAGGTTGTCTGGCTGGGAGGCCGCCTGGTCCTGCGTTGATGAGATGGAAAGACCCAAAGGGGAGATGGTGCGCTCAGAGATAACAGGGTGCTGACCCCTGGTGGTAGCCCCAGAGCATTGCGCCTCTGGGTCCTGCCCACCGAGCATCCTCTCCCCTGTGGTCCTTTCTGTCCTGCTCCACACTCCAAGAATCTGGAGCCTTCCTTGTCCCCTAGTCTTTTATTGGAATCACTCTGATGCACTCTTATCTAGTCCCCACTGCCTCTCCTATGTCTCATAGCTCACAGGCGATCAAGGGAGGAACCACTAATTCGCCTCTGACACCTAACTCCGGGCCTGGCATTGAGTGGGAGACTGGAGCAGCTCTGTCGCTGTGGGGAAACAGA
This window contains:
- the Tamalin gene encoding general receptor for phosphoinositides 1-associated scaffold protein translates to MTLRRLRKLQQKEEATAAPDLAGRAPDSEAARAAPTPSGPPAAAAPPGAPGDELYAALEDYHPAELYRALAVSGGTLPRRKGSGFRWKNFTQSPEQQRKVLTLEKGDNQTFGFEIQTYGLHHREEQRVEMVTFVCRVHESSPAQLAGLTPGDTIASVNGLNVEGIRHREIVDIIKASGNVLRLETLYGTSIRKAELEARLQYLKQTLYEKWGEYRSLMVQEQRLVHGLVVKDPSIYDTLESVRSCLYGAGLLPGSLPFGPLLAAPGGARGGSRRAKGDTDDAVYHTCFFGGAEPQALPPPPPPARAPGPGSAETPASVLCPAPRATLSRSASVRCAGPGGGGGGGAPGALWTEAREQALCGAGLRKTKYRSFRRRLLKFIPGLNRSLEEEESQL